DNA from Thermodesulfovibrionales bacterium:
TGGTCAGTCGAAAATTGTCCCCCGTAGACACCGTCATGGGGTGCGGTGTCCCCGTTCGTCCCGTCGTCATGAAGGACTATGGCAAAGGTCTTCCCGTCAGGTGGTTTTACCAGCGCCGATATCTTAATATGCTCAAGGACATCCTTCACCTTAATCGGCTCCTTGTCCTTCTCGATCCACCCATCGATCTTCAGAACCGTGCCCTGGGTGACAAGGTCCTCCTTGAATGAACTCATGAGCTTCAGATCGGTCATGATGAAGACCTTGTTACCCTCAGCTGCATGAAATTTTACCTTCCATCTGCCTGAAAGGGGCTGTTTTACGGTGATCATATCAAATACCTTTGACTCATACCACTGGATGTCGGGTCCATGTCTCTTCGATGTCTGTTCCCTTGCAGAGGGATCGGCAATTGCCACTGCTGTCCCGGGTGTTTTCTTTGTGATAAGGAGTACCATCTCCTTCACATCCTTGTCCACTGAGAAGCCGTCTCCCTGGATCGGAAGGGAATCAGGAGACTTTACTTTCTCGAATACCGACGCGAAGACAAGATGGAGGTCCTGGCCTGTCTTTGCGAGCCTGTAGAACCCGCCTGTTTTTGTTGCTATCTCTTCAAGAAGTGCCTGGTCAGACTCCTCAGTGAAGGCTATCGTGTAGATCCTCACCCCGGCCTTCTTGATCTCAGGCAAGAGTGACATCTTCAGGTCTGCTACGAGGGCCTCTTCCTTTACCCTGTCACCGAGGTCCATCTGTCCGTCGGACATGAGGATAAGGATCTTCTCGTCATTATGCGAGGACTTGAGGGCTTCAAATCCCATCTTGATGCCCTCGTGGATGTTTGTAAAGAGGCCTTTCGAGTTGACCATCTCGACTGCCTTGAAGAGGCGTTTCTGTCCGGATTTCTCTCCTATCTCTGTAATGCCGATAAGAAGCCTGGCACTATCACTGAAGCTCACGATGCCGGCGCGGTCGTTATCGCTGAGGAGCGAGATAAAGAGCCTGGCAGCGGGTTTTCTGAGCGTCAGGGGATCGGTCTTCTTCATGCTGCCGGTGCTGTCCATAACGAGGACCGTGTCGATGCCCTTCATCTTTTCCTCTCCTCCTTCGGAAAAGGAAAAGGAGCATGTGATGATGAGACAGACGAGGACATATCGCGTCGCCATCTCTACGGACATACCTCCCAATAAACGATACACAATTATTAATTATATATCGGATTTCTTGAGAAAAGCTTAAGCGAGATTATTTTGTCCGTCTTCTCTACAAAAATCGCATTATTAAAGGTTTGAAGTATGCCCCCCTCAACAGTAATGTAAATGTTCAGGGGCATTGGCAGGTCCGTCTGCCGCAGAACAACGCATGACTATGTCTCGGATGACAATGCTTTCACCCTCTCCCGCACCTCGTCAGCAAAGAACTGGTACTCATCCACTCCCCCGGGCCTCTTCGAGAGATCAAGTTCTGAGGGATGATAGAGTCTTCCGAAGGAGATCCTCACCTTCGTCATCTTTGGCCACTTTGCACCTCTGGGCAACGCCCCGAAGGTCCCCTCTATGAGAGCAGGCACCACCGGTATATTGTGCCTCAGAGCGAGGATGCCAATGCCTTTCTTGAAAGGCATGATCGTTCCGTCAAAGGTCCTGCCTCCTTCGGGGAATATGCAGAGTATCCGCCTATTTCTCAGGACATAAGACGAAAGCCTGAGGGCGTTGCTCAGGAAGGTCTCAGGGTCTATCGGGATCGCATGGGCAAGCCTGCCGAAGAGGGAGGGCAGCCACCATCCGCTAAAGTACACCTGAAAGCCCTGGAAGAAGAGTATCCTGAAGACCTTGAGGGGAACGGTACCGCCGACCACGAATCCGTCCATGTTGCTCGCGTGGTTCGATGCAATGATGAAGGGCGGCTCGGGAAGGTTGTCGAGCCCCTTTATTTCAAGCCTGAAGAAGATTCTCAGGATCAGTCTCACAACCTTGAGCAAGAGAGCGCTGACAGCCCACTCGGTCCGGCTTAGTACAAGCCCGATCTCTCTCTTTTCTTCCTCCGTGATCTCAGCAGAGAAGATATCCTCTCCTGCGGCCCCTTCAGCCGCACGCACACCCTTTGACTTCTCATCCTTCACTCTGCTCAGGAGTTCTTCCACGGTTTGAATCTCGGAGGCGAAGGTCTCCGGCAGCTTCAGGGAGAAGGCCTTTTCGATAGCCACAACCAGTTCTATCCGCTGAAGAGAATCGAGGCGAAGATCGAGTTCGAGGTTATCCGATGCATGGACGGGGATCTTTTCCCTCTGGAGAGAGGCGATGCATTCGGCGATGACCCTGCCTGTCTCGTCTTGGAGAAGGGACGTATCCTCTTCCCTTGTCACCCTCCTGCCTCTTCTCGCTTGCTCGATGAAATCTTTCATCATGAAACGCTTCACCTTGCCAAGAGGCGTCCTCGGCAGCGGTTCTGAAGAGAGGGTGAACCCTCTCAGTCTCATGGAAGGGGGCATCGTCATAGATACCTGATTTATGGCAGTCTTCAGAAACTCCCGGATATTACCTATCCGTTCTTTCCGGGCATAGTCAAGGTCCGGGACAATGATGCCGTGCAGGGACTCAACCATACCGCGCTCCTCTGCGGCGGCAACGCATATCTCCTTGACAAGAGGGATCTTCAGATATGTCTTTTCCACGTCCTCGGGATAGATGTTCTTGCCTGAACTCAGGACGATGACCTCCTTCGCCCTGCCTGTGATAAAGAGATAGTTCTCATGATCGAGATGGCCCAGGTCGCCGCTCAGGAACCATCCGTCACGAATGGCCTTCGCAGTTTCCTCAGGGTCGTTGTAATAGCCCCTCATAACCATAGGCCCACGAATGGCGATCTCCCCTTCCCCGCTCCCCGAGGGGTTCATGATCCGAATCTCAACGGAAGGAAGAGGCTTTCCAGCAGACCCTGCCTTCCTCTTCTCTATGGGATTGAAGGTGACGACGGGTGACGTCTCCGTCAATCCGTAACCTTCGAGGACCGTAAACCCGAGGCCCTCAAGGTCCTCCATCACTAAAGGATCGAGCCTTGCGCCGCCGCTTGTAAAGAATCTGAAACTCTCGCCGAAGGCCTTATGGGCCGATACAAAGAGCACTTTTCCCATGTTCAATTCGGATATCTTTCTGAGCCCGCCGCTCACCCTCCTGAGGATACGGAGGATGACTGCCACAAACGCAGGCATCTCTCGGAACCTTCCTAAGATCCCGTTTCTGATGAGCTCAAGGAGCTGAGGGATCGCAACAAGGACAGTCACCCCCCTCTCTTTCATTGTGGATACGAGTTCCGGTCCCTTCAGGCCTTTCGGATAGGTTATGGACGCTCCGAGGAAAAGGGGTACAAGAAATGCACACATAAAGGAATAGGTATGGTGAAGAGGGAGGACCGATAAAACAACATCTCTTTCGGTGACCAACCCCTCCTCCATCAGGGCAAAAGCATCGGAACAGAAATTCCTATGAGTGAGCATCACGCCCTTTGGCCTTCCCGTTGTTCCCGATGTGTATACGATGGATGCCGTATCGTCCACGGCGATCTCGGAATAATTCTCAATCTCAAGGGTGTTCAAGATATCACTGAAGCGTGGAGAATCAAAGTTCAAAGCACGGGGGACCGAAACACTTGGCCTTGTCCTGTCACTGTAGAATACGAGGACCGAAGACGAATCATCGAGGAGGTTCCTGACCTCAGAAGCTCCAAGCTGCGCGTCTATCGGCACTGCAATTGCCCCCGACATCAGAATTCCGAGATAGGCAGCGCACCACTCGATCCTGTTTTCCGAGAGGATGGCGACCCTCTCTCCCTTCTCAATCCCTGATTTTACCAAGTGGGATGCCAGCCCCTTCACCGAGTTCAGGAACGTTCCATAGGTGATGCACTTCCATGTTTGATCGAAGTAGGTGAAGGCGGTATCGTCTCTATGCTTTACCGCAGAGTCGAGGAACAGACTGATGATGGTGTCACCGTTCATAGCAAGACGTTACCAGTCCGAATGTTGGCCGGTTCTCTTTTCAGGGCTGGAGGCAGATTAAAAACTGCAGCTACTTTTGC
Protein-coding regions in this window:
- a CDS encoding AMP-binding protein, producing the protein MNGDTIISLFLDSAVKHRDDTAFTYFDQTWKCITYGTFLNSVKGLASHLVKSGIEKGERVAILSENRIEWCAAYLGILMSGAIAVPIDAQLGASEVRNLLDDSSSVLVFYSDRTRPSVSVPRALNFDSPRFSDILNTLEIENYSEIAVDDTASIVYTSGTTGRPKGVMLTHRNFCSDAFALMEEGLVTERDVVLSVLPLHHTYSFMCAFLVPLFLGASITYPKGLKGPELVSTMKERGVTVLVAIPQLLELIRNGILGRFREMPAFVAVILRILRRVSGGLRKISELNMGKVLFVSAHKAFGESFRFFTSGGARLDPLVMEDLEGLGFTVLEGYGLTETSPVVTFNPIEKRKAGSAGKPLPSVEIRIMNPSGSGEGEIAIRGPMVMRGYYNDPEETAKAIRDGWFLSGDLGHLDHENYLFITGRAKEVIVLSSGKNIYPEDVEKTYLKIPLVKEICVAAAEERGMVESLHGIIVPDLDYARKERIGNIREFLKTAINQVSMTMPPSMRLRGFTLSSEPLPRTPLGKVKRFMMKDFIEQARRGRRVTREEDTSLLQDETGRVIAECIASLQREKIPVHASDNLELDLRLDSLQRIELVVAIEKAFSLKLPETFASEIQTVEELLSRVKDEKSKGVRAAEGAAGEDIFSAEITEEEKREIGLVLSRTEWAVSALLLKVVRLILRIFFRLEIKGLDNLPEPPFIIASNHASNMDGFVVGGTVPLKVFRILFFQGFQVYFSGWWLPSLFGRLAHAIPIDPETFLSNALRLSSYVLRNRRILCIFPEGGRTFDGTIMPFKKGIGILALRHNIPVVPALIEGTFGALPRGAKWPKMTKVRISFGRLYHPSELDLSKRPGGVDEYQFFADEVRERVKALSSET
- a CDS encoding VWA domain-containing protein; translation: MSVEMATRYVLVCLIITCSFSFSEGGEEKMKGIDTVLVMDSTGSMKKTDPLTLRKPAARLFISLLSDNDRAGIVSFSDSARLLIGITEIGEKSGQKRLFKAVEMVNSKGLFTNIHEGIKMGFEALKSSHNDEKILILMSDGQMDLGDRVKEEALVADLKMSLLPEIKKAGVRIYTIAFTEESDQALLEEIATKTGGFYRLAKTGQDLHLVFASVFEKVKSPDSLPIQGDGFSVDKDVKEMVLLITKKTPGTAVAIADPSAREQTSKRHGPDIQWYESKVFDMITVKQPLSGRWKVKFHAAEGNKVFIMTDLKLMSSFKEDLVTQGTVLKIDGWIEKDKEPIKVKDVLEHIKISALVKPPDGKTFAIVLHDDGTNGDTAPHDGVYGGQFSTDQAGDYSIQFIAEAETFNRAKDVLFRVLPKPAEAPKTPVAQSKEVRAKEEDHVSWLKTLISFGVINLGIALLAAGVFSAMKFMKTRGRKDNVED